The Candidatus Defluviibacterium haderslevense DNA window ACTATAAACTGAAATGCCGGGTTGTGCAGTTTTATATTAATATTGTGGAATAATCAAATAAATCCTTCGATCTATAAAACATAAAAAAGTAAATTTTTTATTTAATGTATTTCATTCATTCAGTTTTCCTACTTGATACAGAAAATAAATTGATTCTTAAATGTAAATCCAACCCAAAAGTAAACTAATGGAAAGACCAATAAATACTATTATAATATACATTATACTACAAAGAATAGTTTTTACAATGGTTTTTATCCATCCTTGTTGGAATAAATATTTTAATGTGAATAATAAATATATCCACATAATGAGAACTCCATACTGAATTATTGAATTCCATTTAAACCAATAGTCAATGGCTAGAATAACCCCTAAAACGGTAAAAAAAATAGTATGATAATGAATAGATAAAATGAGATATTCATAATAATTTTTTTTAAACTTATAATATATTATAAATAGCAATAACCCAAATATAGGCATTAACACAAAAATGGATATAGATGTATTTTTGATAAATAGTCGTAAGATGTTTTTTGTATACTGGTCATCAGCCTTAATAGTTTTAATCATTTGTTTGAAAAACTTTCTATAAAAAAAGTTTGGTGTTAATCCTTTCGAAATGATTAATGAATCAATTACATGTTCAGGATTTCTACTAATATCGTCTAGTATAGAAGGTGTTAATGAAAAGTGTTGATCAAATATACTAAAGTTTATATTTATTGTTGAATCAGGTTTTACAGAACTTGTATCATTTTTGTTAATAATAGTATTATTTTCTAAAATTGAATCAAATCTTTCCTGTTGAATGGCATCCGTTTTTATTGTTGGAGTATGGCTTTCTGTGTTCATTTGAAGAAAAAAGAAAAAGATAGCACTCGTGAATATATACATTCGCAAAGGAGGTACATACCGCATTCTTTTGTTTTCATTATATTCCTTTGTTATCTTACCAGGGGTACTGAAAAATGTTTTGTAAGTAAATAAAATTTTAGTGTCAAAATGAAAAATGGATTCAATCAATTCAAAGAATAAATGTCTAATGGGTTGGTTGGGTGCATGATTTTCCTGACCACATTCATGGCAGAAATGATCACCTATATTTATTTTGGTGTCGCAATTTTTACAAATAGTATCCTTTATTCTTTTTCTGGCCATGATGAATAAGTCTCAATGGTTCATGTTGTTATATGTAAAGATAAAGAATGTTTTATGATAAAAAAAAACCGACTTTAACTAATAGTCAAAGTCGGTCAACAAATAGCGATTTGTAAAATTTTATTTGATTTTAAATAGTTTTTTTATAGGTTTTACCATATCCAGTTTTTCCCAAGTAAATAATTCAACCTTTAATTTTTTTTGTTTGCCATCTGGAGCAGTGAATATTTTTTCTACGATTTTATGCTCTCTTCCCATATGACCATAAGTTGCAGTCTCAAGATAGATTGGATTTCTAAGTTTAAGTCTTTGTTCGATAGCATAAGGTCTCATATCAAACAACTGTTGTATTTTTTTGGCTATTTGTCCATCCGTTAAGTTAACTTTAGAAGTGCCATAAGTATTGATATATAATCCGCAAGGTTTAGCCACACCAATTGCATAGGATACTTGGACTAATATTTCATCACAGATTCCTGCTGCAACTAAATTTTTAGCCATATGCCTTGTAGCATAAGCTGCTGAACGATCCACTTTTGAAGGGTCTTTTCCAGAGAAAGCACCACCACCATGTGCTCCTTTGCCACCATAGGTATCAACTATAATTTTTCTTCCAGTTAATCCAGTATCGCCATGTGGACCACCGATTACAAATTTTCCTGTAGGATTGATATGGTAGGTAATATTGGTTGAAAATAGCTTTTGAATATGTGCTGGAAGCTTTCGTTTTACTCTAGGAACCAAAATGGTTTTAATATCTTCAGCGATTTGATTTAACATCGTTTTTTCCGCGCGATCTAGTGCATTAACACCTTTTCCTGCTTGTACAAAATCATCATGTTGAGTAGAAAGTACAATGGTATCGATTCTTTGAGGTTTATTATCATCACCATATTCAATGGTTACTTGACTTTTTGCATCCGGTCTAAGGTAGGTCATGACTTTGCCCTCTTTTCTAATTTTAGCCAATTCTTCCAACAATAAATGAGCTAATTTTAATGCTAAAGGCATATAGGAATCCGTTTCATTTGAAGCATATCCAAACATCATTCCTTGATCTCCTGCACCTTGATCCATCTTATTCTTGCGTTCAACACCACGATTAATGTCCGCTGATTGCTCATGTATGGCTGATAGTATACCACAACTATTAGCTTCAAACATATACTCACTCTTAGTATAACCTATATTTGTAATTACATCTCTAACTATTTTCTGGACATCTAAATAAGTATTTGTTTTAACCTCACCGGCAACTACAACCTGGCCTGTAGTTACTAAGGTCTCACAAGCCACTTTAGAATTCTTATCGAAAGCCAAAAAATGATCAATTAATGCATCTGATATTTGATCTGCTACTTTATCAGGATGACCTTCTGAAACAGATTCTGAAGTAAATAAATATGCCATATTTCGTTATTTTTAATGAAGGTGCAAATATAAAATAATTTTATAATGTTTGTAAACTCTTTATAATTAGGATTAATTTTGTCTAATTCATATCACTTAATTGAAACTCCATTATTCATCATATTCGATAATTTGAAGAAATCTAATATAAAAACTGAGCTCGATAGCAATATTTCTTACTGACTGTTCATAACCAGGAGACGTTGTTTTAGTGATTGGATTATAATATCTGATTCCTGCTGGAACATAGATTTGTTTAGAAATGTCAGGTGCAATGTTTAAATCAATGCCATATTTAGTTAATTTATTCCATTTCCATTCAGCTCCCATTCGTATAGAAATTCCGTAATTAAATTTTCGAACCCAATCTTGTAATTCATCATAAAATTCAAATTTGGATTTGGAAGTATACTCACCTCGGACACCTAAAGCATAAAATGTCTCAAAACGTTTGGTTTGAATCAATTTTTTTGCGCCAATTTCAAGTACTACATTCGAAAAGACTGTCTTTAGTCTTCGAGCTGGGTAGTAAATGCCATTTACATCTTCAAAAGGTCCAATTCGAGAGGATGAACCCCTGGTATGAAATCCTAATTGCCCATAAATGATATTGCCACTTGCCGATTCTGAATCTAAAAATGCATCTACATGATAAATGCTTAATAAATCTCTTTTTGAACCGCCATTCCACCTTTGAAATCCCAGACCGGGACCAGCTTTTACTCCAAAACCAGTTGCTTGGGCAAAGATAGCGCCAGAGATTCCTAAAAAAAATAATTGAAACAATAGTATTTTCTTCATGATACAAAATTAAGCTTTCATGGATTAAAAATGTATATAATTTAACAATACTTCAATTTGTGATATTAACAACTTCAATTGTATTTATAAAAACAATTATCTTAACCCTAAAATTTTGTGTTTCTGTAAACTAAGCCTCCACTGTGGGTTTTCCAGACAGTATTGAGTCGCTTTTTCAATGTTGCTCTGTAAATCTGGACCATCCATGGGTTGGATATAATAGTGATCAAAATTTAATTTTTTAAATGATTCAGGATTAAGATCTTTTTGTGGGAATACAAATTTCAATTCATTTCCTTCGGTAACGAGAATAGTTGTGTTAGGCTTAGGGCTCATACAAATCCAATCTATACCAATGGGTACTTCAATGGTTCCATTAGTTTCTATAGCTATTTCAACATCGTATTTTTTTAAAGCAGTTATTAATGGTTCATCAAGTTGTAATAAGGGTTCTCCGCCAGTAAAAACGATATATTTTTTAACATCTAGTGTTGAAGGCCATAATTGTAAAATGTGATTAGCAAGTATCTCAGCAGATTGAAACTTACCTCCGAATGTTCCATCGGTAC harbors:
- a CDS encoding DUF3667 domain-containing protein, whose product is MARKRIKDTICKNCDTKINIGDHFCHECGQENHAPNQPIRHLFFELIESIFHFDTKILFTYKTFFSTPGKITKEYNENKRMRYVPPLRMYIFTSAIFFFFLQMNTESHTPTIKTDAIQQERFDSILENNTIINKNDTSSVKPDSTININFSIFDQHFSLTPSILDDISRNPEHVIDSLIISKGLTPNFFYRKFFKQMIKTIKADDQYTKNILRLFIKNTSISIFVLMPIFGLLLFIIYYKFKKNYYEYLILSIHYHTIFFTVLGVILAIDYWFKWNSIIQYGVLIMWIYLLFTLKYLFQQGWIKTIVKTILCSIMYIIIVFIGLSISLLLGWIYI
- a CDS encoding methionine adenosyltransferase; amino-acid sequence: MAYLFTSESVSEGHPDKVADQISDALIDHFLAFDKNSKVACETLVTTGQVVVAGEVKTNTYLDVQKIVRDVITNIGYTKSEYMFEANSCGILSAIHEQSADINRGVERKNKMDQGAGDQGMMFGYASNETDSYMPLALKLAHLLLEELAKIRKEGKVMTYLRPDAKSQVTIEYGDDNKPQRIDTIVLSTQHDDFVQAGKGVNALDRAEKTMLNQIAEDIKTILVPRVKRKLPAHIQKLFSTNITYHINPTGKFVIGGPHGDTGLTGRKIIVDTYGGKGAHGGGAFSGKDPSKVDRSAAYATRHMAKNLVAAGICDEILVQVSYAIGVAKPCGLYINTYGTSKVNLTDGQIAKKIQQLFDMRPYAIEQRLKLRNPIYLETATYGHMGREHKIVEKIFTAPDGKQKKLKVELFTWEKLDMVKPIKKLFKIK
- the queE gene encoding 7-carboxy-7-deazaguanine synthase; translation: MSKYAIKEIFYTLQGEGNQAGRAAIFVRFAGCNLWSGREEDRAKAICNFCDTDFVGTDGTFGGKFQSAEILANHILQLWPSTLDVKKYIVFTGGEPLLQLDEPLITALKKYDVEIAIETNGTIEVPIGIDWICMSPKPNTTILVTEGNELKFVFPQKDLNPESFKKLNFDHYYIQPMDGPDLQSNIEKATQYCLENPQWRLSLQKHKILGLR